One Leptospira wolbachii serovar Codice str. CDC genomic region harbors:
- a CDS encoding type II secretion system protein GspG: MKTKGKHGKIREGLTLIEITVVMLILGSLMAILYSSIGNRGEGEKKLKLKNDSAVLKTALERYLEVYDKYPSEEQGLQALIEKPDDDKIGDDYEPIIREKAVLKDPWKTPYVLKFEGAVPQIVTLGDDKKEGGEGKAKDFNILSPDDYPAAFR; encoded by the coding sequence ATGAAAACTAAAGGGAAACACGGAAAGATTCGTGAGGGACTCACCTTAATTGAGATTACAGTGGTAATGCTCATTTTAGGTTCTCTTATGGCGATTCTTTACTCCAGTATCGGAAACCGGGGTGAAGGCGAAAAAAAATTGAAGCTGAAAAATGACAGTGCCGTACTCAAAACTGCACTAGAAAGGTATTTAGAAGTTTATGATAAATATCCTTCGGAAGAACAAGGTTTGCAGGCTTTAATTGAGAAACCAGATGATGATAAAATCGGTGACGATTACGAACCTATCATTCGGGAAAAAGCAGTTTTAAAAGATCCGTGGAAAACACCATACGTGTTAAAGTTTGAAGGAGCTGTTCCTCAAATTGTGACCTTAGGTGACGATAAAAAAGAAGGTGGAGAAGGAAAAGCTAAAGATTTTAATATCCTTTCACCGGATGATTACCCGGCCGCTTTCCGATAA
- a CDS encoding prepilin-type N-terminal cleavage/methylation domain-containing protein codes for MQNLNLSKRNRSGFTLFEVTIAMAMAAMVMTYTYSLIAEGISYQKKAVLLANAVHLAKIKMAQVDSSTTMQTDTSRGSIEAFPGYTFETEIKEEEMDLLKLAGGPNAEALRKKAPKDMLGDKDVGFSDLMKKRGQKKSFETGGVLKVFRVKVSIFYMDGNKKETFSVETFRSTKY; via the coding sequence ATGCAAAACCTCAATCTAAGTAAACGAAATCGCTCTGGTTTTACACTCTTTGAGGTTACTATTGCGATGGCAATGGCTGCGATGGTGATGACTTATACATACTCTCTTATTGCGGAAGGAATTTCTTATCAGAAAAAAGCCGTGTTACTTGCCAATGCAGTACATTTAGCAAAAATCAAAATGGCTCAAGTGGATTCTTCCACTACCATGCAAACAGACACATCTCGCGGATCGATCGAAGCATTTCCTGGTTATACTTTTGAAACCGAAATTAAAGAAGAAGAAATGGACCTTCTCAAACTTGCAGGTGGACCTAATGCTGAAGCACTGCGTAAAAAAGCACCAAAAGATATGTTAGGTGATAAAGACGTCGGATTCAGTGACCTAATGAAAAAAAGAGGTCAAAAAAAGAGCTTTGAGACAGGAGGAGTCCTCAAAGTATTTCGTGTCAAAGTTTCTATCTTTTATATGGATGGGAATAAAAAAGAAACCTTTAGTGTCGAAACATTCAGGAGCACAAAATACTGA
- a CDS encoding type II secretion system protein produces MITRPLSDKIPVLKTKRKLRDGLTLIEIVVVISILGLLMVIVGGTLRNLIIPSTEDISVKLQESFKFGYNKAQLTNQAVLFKYDFEKRNYQFFLLKREEGGLEEEAILKKVTLPFYSKIVKVRDLAGKPRSEGKLHIVFTPQGTTTDLFLYVGSDTEIKRTIQIYRYGGKFKIHKTEYFPEPETSPIQKISYGLDERDEQVDSNAKPQSK; encoded by the coding sequence ATGATTACCCGGCCGCTTTCCGATAAAATACCGGTTCTGAAAACCAAGCGGAAGTTACGCGATGGTCTCACTTTAATTGAGATCGTCGTTGTGATCTCCATCCTTGGCCTTCTCATGGTAATTGTTGGTGGAACCCTCCGTAACCTCATCATTCCTTCCACAGAAGATATTTCTGTTAAGTTGCAAGAATCCTTTAAATTCGGATACAACAAAGCACAATTAACCAACCAAGCAGTTCTATTCAAATATGATTTTGAAAAACGAAATTACCAGTTTTTTCTATTAAAAAGAGAGGAAGGTGGATTGGAAGAAGAAGCGATATTGAAAAAAGTTACTCTTCCGTTTTATTCAAAAATTGTTAAAGTAAGGGACTTAGCTGGTAAACCGAGGTCGGAAGGAAAACTACACATCGTTTTTACTCCGCAAGGAACTACCACGGATTTATTTTTATATGTTGGTTCTGATACAGAAATTAAAAGAACCATTCAAATTTATCGGTATGGTGGTAAGTTCAAAATCCACAAAACGGAATACTTTCCGGAACCAGAAACGAGTCCCATTCAGAAGATTTCTTACGGACTCGATGAACGAGATGAACAAGTAGATTCCAATGCAAAACCTCAATCTAAGTAA